In Williamwhitmania sp., one DNA window encodes the following:
- a CDS encoding gliding motility-associated C-terminal domain-containing protein, with protein MKRLSTLLRLSFLLCFLLFSAAILSAQTLYWVNGSGSWNDGSHWSLTSGGNGGAGVPTLSNDVVFNKKSFTEKGAVVSITAQAYCNNLTWKGTEKFAPSLQGGKSSSLLVSGLFVIKDQITNSFQGKLVFLGSDKQQIKTAIHFPSVVISVNAEKNLITEPNLRSSKVELLPATSVIGNSLPQRTSGPLRSGVSSINPIGTDVSCFGLSDGTLTITVAGGTPNYTYQIFDLGDITYNFTQIITDLTPAVFTNLRAATYIISVKDGSGTVQTSSYTINQPNPLTLVASTTNITCNGANDGKVTATASGGTTNYTYTLKDGATVLGSQTSSGSVTFTGLPAGVNYSVDVDDSHSCGPVTQGPLTIIDPVALGGSITAHTDILCFGALTGSITATATNGTSPYQYNIDGGSYQASGTFNGLAAGSHTVTVQDVNGCTFSIPPYILTQPASGVSGSISSQTNVSCNGGNDGSVTVAGSGGTSPYQYSLNGGAYQGSGTFGTLTAGSYTVTVQDAGGCTYDVPVIITQPTALGGGITAQTNVGCNGGNNGSVTVAGSGGTSPYQYSLNGGAYQASGTFATLTAGSYTVTVRDINGCTHDVPVTITEPTTLTGSITSQTNVACNGGNTGSVTVAGSGGTAPYQYSLNGGTYQASGTFSSLTAGSYTVTVMDANGCTYNVPVTITQPATPVSGSISSQTNVSCFGGNNGSVTVAGAGGTSPYQYNLNGGTFQVSGTFGTLITGAYTVTVKDANGCTFDVPVTITQPATALSGSIPSQTNVLCFGTSTGSVTVAGSGGTSPYQYSLNGGAYQGSGTFSTLAAGSYTVTVRDANSCTFDVPVTITQPATALSGSITGQTNVLCFGDNTGSVTVTGTGGSSPYQFSLNGGGYQASGTFNGLTSGAYTVTVRDANSCTYDVAVNITEPANALTGSISSQTDVACFGASTGSVTVTGVNGTLPYQYSFDGGAYAATSTFSSLAAGSYTVTVKDANGCLATIPVTIAQPAAALSGSISSQTNVACFGGNTGTVTAAGTGGTAPYQYSLNGGAYQASGTFATLIAGSYTITVRDANSCTVDVPVTITQPAASLSAAISAQTNVSCFGGNSGSVTVAGAGGTAPYQYSLNGGAYQASGTFGTLIAGSYTVTVRDANSCTFDVPVTITQPASALTGSITSQTNLTCNGGNDGAVTVAAAGGTSPYSYNIDGGTYGASATFSSLIAGNHTVGIQDANGCTTTVPVTLTEPPAIIITSETVVNVTGCFGNTNGSITIVASGGTGVLSYSIDGGTTYQATGNFTNLAAGTYQVMVKDASDCLKTGSLLDVTQPAQVTFTFTTQDLTCNGSANGEIHFTASGGTPPYQYSILGGTSSSWKASPDFTGLTAGTYSLKVRDANGCTTVASIAKILQPAAIATDGGTWQDVTTCNGDNTGSITVKVTGGVPPFSFSINGGTTWQATGEFLNLFAGTYSVIVKDGNGCTTTVGPNTINEPSKITISAEIVDDVTVCWYNTDGSIVVLATGGTGDLQFSIDGGTTWQTDGFFNNLGVGTYQVAVKDDNGCIKNGSLLTVAGPPPIVIDPTTTTTNISCNGSNDGQINVVATGGTGALSYSLNGGPGQATGLFPGLTAGSYTVTVTDANLCTLDYPVTLTEPTAITYTSQNFTNVTCNGANDGTITIVVSGGSAPYDYSIDGGTTFANTTGFFTGLTGGTYNVVVKDANGCTANGNAITIVDPAAISIDASSASNSGCFGSNTGTISVLASGGTAPLTFNLKDGTATIIASNTSGTFTGLAPDTYTVEVVDVNGCGPVIAGPFTISEATALTATSVKTDITCNGDVNGTITITASGGTPPYQYSFDDGATFGATNTATNLAGGDYYLFVKDANGCMFADTVNIFEPDVLTITLNPTNPSCSGMTIWDGKIVATSTGGTYSALSPKLFKLDGGAWTTTPTFNNVTPGPHTVTVKDAKGCTALANVTLVAPAPVTIGSQSSVDPTCTTLGSITVTALGGTGHYTYVLSPGGATNITGIFTGLGGGTYTVSITDSLGCGPVTTGNIVLVSPTTLHIDAVNITDVTGCYGNTNGALEIITSGGTGTIVYSIDGGATWGNTNIFTNLSGGTYSIQVNDANNCITGTLAQVQQPNQIVITVDQLIQPTPSGNDGEIDVSATGGTGTLTYVLTPGGTSNTTGVFTGLAAGNYSVTVNDNNGCSATVTDLLLNDFSATITSTDLTCNGVSDGTITLTIYGSSNPTVSWTKDGIDYNTEMNAKYDGNGYKNLDPGTYVATVTDVPTGRIIVLPAVTINDAPAIVISSVDTPTYDICAGKDQGAITINASGGTGSLDYSVDNDVTYQSSNIFTNLLPGDYNVYVKDGNGCKVAYTANPINFQDAPEKITATLDPSSVSDITCPTDSTGSLVVNVAGGVPTYTYSWDDGTTDLNRTDLPIGTYSLTITDQNSCNLTQPFSITGPPMWDASAVIDSAVCKIRGYDIGQINATVNGATPGYTYSWTVVTDDPNIPQIADTDLNIDNLRSFDSNGKQIGYRLNVVDSKACAYSQTFYVPYTTRLHASIITKPFVCAGVQISLMASGSDINMSLNQWFGLNARGTSIDLSAYNGQPLAQAIIDTLTTFNLLLTDNTGECQDLATALVTVYPKIGVEIIKDFNFDGDTLVVLANSPYEVASDITTANMDVVYYWKDPALFNPVDNSISNILVPQSYTFYKQNSKWGYTQIYAMAEDTATSCVDSVAVPVKVLKLINIPNAFSPNGDGIHDTWEIWDVTGVPISALFPQIEVEIFNRWGSRVFYSKGYEKPWNGKAISGGDLPVGTYYYVIKFNKEGYGPQVGSVTILR; from the coding sequence ATGAAAAGATTATCTACTCTTCTCCGGCTCTCCTTTTTACTTTGTTTTTTGCTTTTCTCCGCAGCAATCCTTTCGGCTCAAACGCTTTACTGGGTTAACGGTAGCGGTAGCTGGAACGATGGCTCCCACTGGTCGCTTACCAGCGGTGGCAATGGAGGTGCGGGTGTACCAACACTCAGCAACGATGTTGTTTTCAACAAAAAATCATTCACGGAGAAAGGTGCAGTGGTATCCATTACGGCCCAAGCCTACTGTAATAATCTTACATGGAAGGGGACCGAGAAATTTGCACCATCGTTGCAAGGGGGAAAATCATCTTCTTTGCTTGTTTCTGGTCTATTTGTGATTAAGGATCAAATTACAAATTCCTTTCAGGGAAAACTAGTCTTCCTTGGTTCCGATAAACAGCAAATTAAAACCGCTATACATTTTCCTTCCGTAGTAATATCTGTAAATGCTGAAAAAAACCTCATAACAGAGCCCAACCTGCGTTCTTCCAAAGTTGAATTACTTCCTGCCACATCTGTAATAGGAAATAGTTTACCTCAACGAACAAGTGGCCCATTAAGAAGTGGCGTTTCCTCTATAAACCCAATAGGAACAGACGTTAGCTGCTTTGGATTGAGTGATGGAACGTTAACTATAACGGTTGCTGGAGGTACTCCAAACTATACCTATCAGATTTTTGACTTGGGTGATATAACATATAATTTCACTCAAATAATTACAGATCTTACCCCTGCAGTATTTACAAATTTAAGAGCTGCCACATACATTATTAGTGTTAAAGACGGCAGTGGCACAGTACAAACTAGCAGCTACACAATCAATCAACCTAACCCACTAACTCTAGTCGCCTCGACAACCAACATCACCTGCAACGGTGCCAACGATGGTAAGGTCACTGCCACCGCCAGCGGTGGAACCACCAACTATACCTACACTCTAAAGGACGGCGCAACAGTCCTCGGTAGCCAAACTAGTAGTGGTAGCGTAACGTTCACAGGACTACCTGCTGGTGTTAACTACTCCGTAGATGTAGATGATAGCCACAGCTGCGGCCCGGTAACTCAAGGTCCACTCACCATCATCGACCCGGTTGCGCTGGGCGGCTCCATAACTGCCCATACCGATATTCTCTGCTTTGGTGCTCTCACCGGTTCCATAACAGCTACGGCAACTAACGGCACATCCCCATACCAGTACAATATTGATGGTGGTTCCTACCAAGCCTCCGGCACCTTTAATGGATTGGCAGCAGGGAGCCACACCGTTACCGTGCAGGATGTTAATGGATGTACTTTCTCCATTCCTCCTTACATTCTAACCCAACCCGCAAGTGGTGTTTCAGGGTCAATCTCGTCTCAAACCAACGTTAGCTGTAACGGTGGGAATGATGGCTCTGTGACAGTAGCGGGATCCGGCGGAACATCTCCTTATCAATATAGCCTTAATGGTGGTGCTTATCAAGGATCGGGAACATTTGGTACCTTAACCGCAGGATCATACACTGTAACAGTTCAAGATGCAGGCGGATGCACATATGACGTACCGGTAATCATTACCCAACCAACCGCATTAGGTGGAGGCATTACCGCCCAAACCAACGTTGGCTGCAATGGGGGTAATAATGGTTCGGTTACGGTGGCAGGTTCAGGGGGAACATCTCCTTATCAATACAGTTTAAATGGTGGAGCATATCAAGCATCTGGAACTTTCGCTACACTCACAGCAGGGAGTTATACCGTTACAGTAAGAGATATCAATGGCTGTACCCACGACGTTCCAGTAACCATCACTGAACCAACAACTCTAACGGGCAGCATTACATCGCAAACAAATGTAGCCTGCAATGGTGGAAATACCGGTTCAGTGACTGTTGCGGGATCGGGTGGAACCGCTCCCTACCAATATAGCCTCAACGGCGGAACATACCAAGCATCTGGAACTTTCTCTTCACTTACTGCAGGGAGTTATACCGTTACAGTAATGGATGCCAATGGATGTACCTATAATGTTCCGGTTACTATCACTCAACCTGCAACCCCGGTGTCTGGCTCCATATCGAGCCAAACCAACGTTAGCTGCTTTGGCGGAAATAATGGCTCAGTTACCGTTGCCGGAGCAGGTGGTACATCTCCATATCAATACAACTTAAATGGTGGAACATTTCAAGTATCCGGAACATTTGGAACCTTAATTACCGGTGCTTATACTGTAACTGTGAAAGATGCTAACGGATGTACATTCGATGTTCCCGTAACCATTACCCAACCGGCCACTGCTCTAAGTGGTAGCATTCCTTCCCAAACTAATGTTCTTTGCTTCGGAACCTCAACAGGATCGGTTACCGTTGCCGGGTCGGGTGGTACATCTCCATATCAATATAGTCTAAACGGTGGCGCATACCAAGGAAGCGGAACGTTCAGCACCCTTGCAGCAGGTAGCTATACTGTTACTGTTCGTGATGCAAACAGCTGTACATTTGATGTTCCCGTTACTATTACTCAACCAGCCACAGCATTAAGCGGTTCTATTACGGGCCAAACTAACGTTCTGTGTTTTGGCGACAACACGGGCTCCGTTACTGTAACCGGTACGGGGGGATCTTCTCCCTACCAATTTAGCCTTAACGGTGGAGGATATCAGGCAAGTGGAACATTCAATGGACTTACCTCAGGTGCCTACACCGTAACCGTTCGTGATGCCAATTCGTGTACATACGATGTTGCAGTAAACATAACGGAACCTGCAAATGCACTTACAGGGAGTATCTCATCACAAACCGATGTTGCCTGCTTCGGTGCTTCAACCGGATCGGTTACCGTTACGGGAGTTAATGGAACATTACCCTATCAATATAGCTTCGATGGTGGTGCCTATGCAGCAACAAGCACCTTTAGTAGTTTAGCAGCAGGAAGCTATACCGTTACCGTTAAAGATGCTAATGGATGTTTAGCAACCATACCGGTTACCATTGCACAACCGGCAGCCGCACTATCTGGTAGTATATCTTCGCAAACCAACGTTGCCTGCTTTGGAGGAAATACAGGAACAGTTACAGCTGCAGGCACTGGAGGTACTGCACCTTATCAATATAGTCTCAACGGTGGTGCTTACCAAGCAAGTGGAACCTTTGCAACTTTAATTGCTGGTTCATATACTATTACTGTAAGAGATGCAAACAGTTGTACAGTAGATGTTCCTGTTACCATAACTCAACCAGCTGCATCACTCTCAGCTGCAATTTCTGCACAGACAAATGTAAGTTGCTTTGGTGGTAATTCTGGCTCCGTAACTGTTGCCGGTGCTGGTGGAACTGCACCCTACCAATATAGTCTCAATGGAGGCGCTTATCAGGCTAGTGGTACTTTTGGTACCCTTATTGCCGGTAGCTATACCGTTACTGTTCGTGATGCAAACAGCTGTACGTTTGATGTTCCGGTTACCATTACCCAACCTGCATCAGCACTTACAGGTAGCATCACCTCCCAAACCAATCTTACCTGCAATGGGGGAAACGATGGCGCAGTAACAGTTGCTGCCGCCGGTGGCACTTCACCCTACTCCTACAATATTGATGGTGGTACTTATGGCGCATCAGCCACTTTTAGCAGTCTTATTGCAGGTAACCATACCGTTGGCATTCAGGATGCAAATGGATGTACCACAACCGTACCAGTTACCCTTACCGAGCCACCAGCCATAATTATAACCTCCGAAACGGTAGTTAACGTTACCGGTTGCTTTGGCAATACCAATGGCAGCATTACCATTGTAGCCAGTGGTGGAACTGGTGTGCTCTCCTACTCCATCGATGGTGGAACAACCTATCAAGCAACTGGCAACTTCACCAATTTGGCAGCGGGTACATATCAAGTAATGGTAAAAGATGCCAGTGACTGCTTAAAGACTGGCAGCTTGCTCGACGTTACCCAACCTGCTCAGGTAACCTTTACCTTTACCACACAAGATCTAACGTGTAACGGTAGCGCGAACGGTGAAATTCACTTCACCGCTTCAGGTGGAACACCACCATACCAATACTCTATCCTTGGAGGCACCTCATCATCATGGAAGGCAAGTCCCGATTTCACTGGTCTTACAGCCGGAACCTACTCGCTTAAGGTTAGGGATGCTAATGGATGTACAACTGTAGCTTCTATTGCCAAAATACTTCAACCTGCGGCCATTGCCACCGATGGTGGAACATGGCAGGATGTTACTACCTGTAATGGAGACAATACCGGATCGATCACAGTTAAGGTTACTGGAGGCGTGCCACCATTTAGCTTCTCCATCAACGGAGGAACAACATGGCAAGCAACTGGTGAGTTTCTAAATCTGTTTGCAGGAACCTACTCAGTAATAGTTAAAGATGGCAACGGCTGTACCACAACGGTTGGGCCGAACACCATCAACGAGCCCTCAAAAATTACCATCTCGGCCGAGATTGTTGACGATGTTACTGTTTGCTGGTATAACACTGATGGATCAATCGTGGTGTTAGCTACTGGCGGCACCGGCGATCTGCAATTCTCCATCGATGGTGGAACCACATGGCAAACCGACGGTTTCTTTAATAACCTTGGCGTAGGCACCTATCAGGTAGCAGTTAAGGATGATAATGGCTGTATCAAAAACGGAAGTTTACTCACCGTTGCCGGTCCACCACCAATTGTTATAGATCCAACTACAACTACCACCAACATCTCGTGCAATGGTAGCAACGATGGACAAATTAACGTAGTGGCCACCGGAGGCACCGGAGCATTATCCTACTCGCTCAATGGCGGTCCAGGACAAGCAACTGGGCTATTCCCCGGACTAACCGCTGGCAGTTATACCGTTACCGTTACCGATGCCAACCTCTGTACACTGGACTACCCGGTTACCCTAACGGAACCAACAGCCATAACCTATACCTCACAGAACTTTACCAATGTAACATGTAATGGAGCCAACGACGGAACCATAACCATTGTTGTGAGTGGCGGTTCGGCACCTTATGATTACTCCATTGATGGTGGAACAACCTTTGCCAACACAACTGGGTTCTTTACAGGATTGACAGGTGGAACATACAATGTTGTTGTGAAAGATGCCAATGGCTGTACTGCTAATGGCAATGCAATTACCATTGTGGATCCAGCCGCCATAAGCATCGATGCCAGCTCGGCCTCCAACTCCGGCTGCTTTGGCTCTAACACCGGAACTATTTCCGTTCTTGCCTCTGGAGGAACAGCACCTCTTACCTTTAATCTGAAGGATGGTACTGCCACCATTATTGCCTCGAACACCTCTGGCACCTTCACCGGTTTGGCTCCCGACACCTATACCGTTGAGGTGGTAGATGTCAATGGATGCGGACCAGTGATTGCAGGACCATTCACCATATCGGAAGCCACTGCACTTACAGCAACTTCTGTTAAAACAGATATTACCTGCAACGGTGACGTTAATGGAACAATTACAATCACCGCTTCCGGTGGAACACCTCCATACCAGTATAGCTTCGATGATGGGGCAACATTTGGAGCAACCAATACGGCAACCAATTTAGCCGGTGGCGACTACTACCTGTTTGTTAAAGATGCAAATGGATGTATGTTTGCCGATACCGTTAACATATTTGAACCAGATGTGCTCACAATAACACTCAATCCTACCAACCCTAGCTGTAGTGGAATGACTATTTGGGATGGAAAAATTGTGGCGACCTCTACTGGTGGAACATATTCTGCCCTCTCTCCAAAACTTTTCAAACTTGACGGCGGCGCTTGGACAACTACACCTACCTTTAATAATGTTACCCCAGGGCCACATACGGTTACCGTAAAAGATGCCAAGGGTTGTACCGCTTTGGCCAACGTTACGCTAGTTGCTCCAGCCCCAGTTACAATCGGATCGCAATCGTCTGTTGACCCAACCTGTACTACGTTGGGCTCCATAACCGTTACAGCGCTTGGCGGAACAGGACATTACACCTATGTGCTCAGTCCCGGCGGTGCTACCAATATTACTGGCATATTTACTGGTCTTGGAGGAGGAACTTACACTGTATCCATTACTGATAGCCTTGGTTGTGGTCCAGTGACTACAGGAAACATAGTGCTAGTTTCACCCACAACACTCCATATCGATGCTGTTAATATTACTGATGTAACTGGATGTTATGGAAATACCAATGGTGCTCTTGAGATTATTACCAGCGGTGGAACAGGAACGATTGTTTACTCCATCGATGGTGGTGCAACATGGGGTAATACCAATATTTTCACAAATTTATCCGGTGGAACATATAGTATTCAGGTGAACGATGCCAACAACTGTATTACCGGCACCCTTGCTCAAGTTCAACAGCCCAATCAGATAGTAATTACGGTTGACCAGCTTATTCAGCCTACACCTTCTGGAAATGACGGTGAAATAGATGTTTCAGCAACTGGAGGAACAGGCACACTCACCTATGTGTTGACTCCCGGAGGTACATCCAATACCACAGGCGTGTTTACAGGATTAGCTGCAGGGAACTACTCCGTTACAGTTAACGACAATAATGGCTGTAGCGCAACAGTCACCGACTTGCTTCTTAATGACTTCAGTGCAACCATTACATCAACAGACCTTACTTGTAATGGTGTGAGTGATGGAACCATAACCCTGACCATATACGGTAGCTCCAACCCAACCGTAAGCTGGACCAAGGATGGCATAGATTATAATACCGAAATGAACGCCAAATATGATGGCAACGGTTATAAAAATTTGGATCCAGGAACCTATGTTGCAACGGTGACAGATGTTCCCACTGGTAGAATTATTGTTCTTCCAGCGGTGACCATAAATGATGCTCCGGCAATAGTTATTTCCAGCGTTGATACTCCTACCTATGATATTTGTGCAGGCAAGGATCAGGGCGCGATTACCATTAATGCCAGTGGCGGAACAGGTTCACTCGATTATTCTGTTGATAACGACGTGACATATCAATCGTCCAATATTTTCACAAATCTTTTACCCGGCGACTATAACGTATATGTGAAAGATGGTAATGGATGTAAGGTGGCCTATACGGCAAACCCAATCAACTTCCAAGATGCTCCGGAAAAGATTACGGCAACACTCGATCCATCCTCTGTTAGCGATATAACTTGTCCTACCGATTCAACCGGTTCGTTAGTGGTTAATGTTGCTGGTGGTGTGCCAACCTACACTTACAGTTGGGATGATGGTACCACCGATCTTAACAGGACCGATTTACCAATAGGTACTTACTCACTTACCATTACGGACCAAAATAGCTGTAACCTTACCCAACCATTCTCAATTACCGGACCGCCAATGTGGGATGCCTCGGCAGTTATTGACTCGGCGGTATGTAAAATCAGAGGATATGATATTGGGCAAATTAATGCCACTGTAAACGGTGCAACCCCAGGATATACCTACTCTTGGACTGTTGTAACCGACGATCCCAATATTCCTCAAATTGCTGATACAGATTTGAATATTGACAACCTGCGCTCCTTCGATAGCAACGGTAAACAGATTGGATATCGATTAAATGTTGTGGATTCAAAGGCCTGTGCATATAGTCAGACATTCTATGTGCCTTATACCACAAGACTTCATGCTTCCATTATTACCAAACCATTTGTTTGCGCTGGTGTCCAAATATCACTCATGGCTAGCGGCAGCGACATAAACATGTCACTAAATCAGTGGTTTGGCCTTAATGCAAGAGGAACATCTATTGACCTAAGTGCCTACAATGGACAACCACTGGCACAAGCAATAATTGACACGTTAACAACCTTTAATCTATTACTGACAGATAACACTGGTGAGTGTCAAGATCTTGCTACGGCGCTAGTTACAGTTTATCCGAAGATTGGAGTTGAGATAATTAAAGACTTCAACTTTGATGGGGATACATTAGTTGTGCTAGCTAATTCGCCCTATGAAGTTGCTTCAGATATTACTACAGCGAATATGGACGTCGTGTACTACTGGAAGGATCCGGCCCTATTCAACCCTGTTGATAATAGCATTTCCAACATTCTGGTTCCTCAGTCCTACACTTTCTACAAGCAAAACAGCAAGTGGGGCTATACCCAGATATACGCCATGGCCGAGGATACAGCTACTAGTTGTGTCGACAGTGTAGCCGTTCCTGTTAAGGTTCTAAAGCTTATCAATATTCCAAATGCATTTTCACCCAACGGCGATGGTATACATGATACTTGGGAAATATGGGATGTTACCGGTGTGCCAATTAGTGCGCTATTCCCCCAGATTGAGGTAGAAATTTTCAACCGATGGGGTTCACGGGTTTTCTACTCCAAAGGCTATGAAAAGCCTTGGAATGGTAAAGCAATTAGTGGAGGAGATTTACCAGTGGGAACATACTACTACGTGATTAAGTTCAACAAGGAAGGCTATGGACCACAAGTTGGCTCTGTAACTATATTACGCTAG
- a CDS encoding FtsX-like permease family protein has product MNFPLFVARRYLFAKKSHNAINIVTGISAMGVGVGALALVVVMSVSNGFNEVVKSLFNSFDPDLKVVLVEGKTFAGNAPEIQKIPSVKGVANMAEVLEENALFKYADRQQVGVMKGVSLNYSGISGIDTMMIDGQFKLKHGDINLAVVGQGVAYKLGLNINFADPIFVYMPKRTEEYSLNPEKAFNKDYLYPSGIFSIPPDFDAKYILVPITFARKILEYTNEVTSIEIKLKPNADLQSVQLQVAKLLGSRYKVLNRFQQNEVLYRIMKSEKVVAFLILSFILLVASFNVIMSLSLLVVEKKHDVAVLAGLGASSKTIERIFLLEGWFISMLGAVGGIVAGLGICVAQQQFKLLKLSGTGSFVIDSYPVKIEWVDILAVFITVVVIGFLAAKIPLWFSRKRLFSNENIQAELH; this is encoded by the coding sequence ATGAACTTTCCTCTCTTCGTTGCCCGCAGGTATCTGTTTGCCAAAAAATCGCACAACGCCATTAACATCGTTACCGGGATTTCCGCCATGGGGGTTGGGGTTGGAGCGCTTGCTTTGGTGGTGGTAATGTCGGTTTCCAATGGCTTCAACGAGGTGGTAAAGTCGCTCTTCAACTCCTTCGACCCCGATCTAAAGGTGGTGCTGGTGGAGGGAAAAACCTTTGCGGGCAATGCTCCCGAAATTCAAAAGATACCCTCAGTTAAAGGCGTTGCCAACATGGCTGAGGTGTTGGAGGAGAACGCCCTCTTTAAGTATGCTGACCGGCAGCAGGTGGGGGTGATGAAAGGTGTTAGCCTCAACTACAGCGGTATTTCGGGAATCGATACCATGATGATTGACGGCCAGTTTAAGCTCAAGCACGGCGATATTAACTTGGCAGTGGTAGGGCAAGGGGTTGCCTACAAGCTGGGGTTGAATATAAATTTTGCCGACCCCATTTTTGTCTACATGCCCAAGCGGACCGAGGAATACTCGCTAAATCCAGAAAAAGCATTTAATAAAGATTACCTATACCCTTCCGGAATCTTTTCCATTCCACCCGACTTCGATGCCAAGTATATTCTTGTGCCAATAACCTTTGCAAGGAAAATATTGGAATATACCAACGAAGTTACCTCAATTGAAATTAAATTGAAGCCCAATGCCGACCTACAATCAGTACAGCTTCAGGTGGCAAAGTTGCTTGGGAGTCGGTATAAGGTCCTCAACCGTTTCCAGCAGAACGAGGTGCTATACCGCATTATGAAGTCGGAAAAGGTGGTGGCATTTCTCATCCTCTCCTTCATACTGCTGGTAGCATCGTTCAACGTAATTATGTCGCTCTCGCTGCTGGTGGTGGAGAAAAAGCACGATGTAGCCGTGCTTGCCGGATTAGGAGCCAGCTCCAAAACCATTGAGCGCATTTTTCTGCTGGAGGGATGGTTTATCTCCATGCTTGGAGCAGTGGGAGGAATTGTAGCCGGCCTTGGGATTTGTGTTGCCCAGCAGCAGTTTAAGCTTCTTAAGCTATCGGGCACAGGGTCGTTTGTGATAGATTCCTATCCGGTTAAAATTGAGTGGGTTGATATTCTTGCAGTTTTCATAACAGTGGTAGTAATCGGATTTCTTGCTGCAAAAATTCCGTTGTGGTTTAGCCGGAAGCGATTATTCTCCAACGAAAACATTCAGGCGGAGCTGCACTAA
- a CDS encoding type IX secretion system membrane protein PorP/SprF, with product MKKFYLIVLTVLCSGILTDAWGQQIPQYSQYMFNPYIINPAVAGTNNYFQIRSNNRYQWIGIPDAPQTYSLSVYGPHAKKDMGFGGMIYSDITGPTSRLGLSGSYAYNIRMTDEIRLSGGLSFGLLQYKVDGSKIDFGDENITNDPALFTSTKSTLAPDASIGFYMYSSYYYVGISALQLLGNKLNFNNDAVGINKLKQHFILAGGYKFYLTRDYELEPSLLIKYMNPSPVVFELDGKITYRNKVWGGLSLRWKDAASILIGYIHDNKYMFGYSYDYSFTALSHYNSGTHEIMIGVLFENIK from the coding sequence ATGAAAAAGTTTTACTTGATAGTACTAACGGTTCTTTGCTCTGGCATACTTACGGATGCTTGGGGTCAACAAATTCCCCAGTATTCACAGTATATGTTTAACCCGTATATTATCAATCCGGCGGTGGCAGGAACCAACAACTACTTTCAAATTAGGTCCAACAACCGCTACCAGTGGATTGGTATTCCGGATGCGCCACAAACCTATAGCCTTAGCGTTTATGGTCCCCACGCCAAAAAAGATATGGGGTTTGGAGGAATGATTTACAGCGATATCACCGGTCCAACCAGTAGGCTTGGATTGTCGGGTAGCTATGCCTACAATATTAGAATGACCGACGAGATTCGCCTTTCTGGAGGTCTGAGTTTTGGACTTTTGCAGTACAAAGTTGACGGGAGCAAAATTGACTTTGGCGATGAAAACATTACCAACGACCCGGCACTCTTTACCTCAACCAAGTCGACATTGGCCCCTGATGCATCCATTGGCTTCTACATGTATTCATCGTACTACTACGTTGGTATTTCGGCATTGCAACTGCTGGGTAATAAGCTCAACTTTAACAATGACGCAGTGGGGATCAACAAGTTGAAACAACACTTCATTCTGGCAGGAGGCTATAAGTTCTACCTGACTCGCGACTATGAGCTCGAACCATCACTGCTGATAAAATACATGAACCCTTCTCCCGTTGTGTTTGAACTTGATGGTAAAATCACATATCGTAACAAGGTTTGGGGTGGCCTTTCGCTGCGGTGGAAAGATGCTGCATCAATCTTGATTGGCTATATCCACGACAACAAGTATATGTTTGGCTATTCATACGACTACTCATTTACTGCACTAAGCCACTATAACAGCGGTACCCACGAGATTATGATCGGCGTGCTTTTCGAAAATATTAAGTAA